Proteins encoded by one window of Desulfomonilia bacterium:
- the nifS gene encoding cysteine desulfurase NifS, which translates to MERIYLDHAATTPVAKEVAEAMAPCFSENFGNPSSLHSFGLDAKDMVEASRHRIASFINARDDEIVFTGSGTESDNTVIKGIVDVLEGEGNHIITTALEHHAIHEPLHFLEKKGFKVTYLPNDATGLVDPDDLKKAITDKTILVSVMHANNEIGTIEPIKALGEVCREAGVIFHTDAVQTFGHLPIDVKDMNIDLLSASAHKLYGPKGVGLLYIKKGVKLTPLLHGGDQERRRRASTQNVPGIVGFSRAVELAQEEMLAESARQTALRERLIKELLAAIPESTLNGHPVLRLPNNVNISFAYVEGEAMLLNLDMEGIAASTGSACTSSSLEPSHVLVACGLPHELAHGSLRFTFGRGTKEEEIDHVIKVLPPIIAKLRAMSPLYKKGAR; encoded by the coding sequence ATGGAAAGAATATATCTGGACCATGCGGCTACGACACCGGTGGCAAAAGAAGTGGCAGAGGCTATGGCGCCATGTTTTAGTGAAAACTTTGGAAATCCGTCGAGCCTTCATTCATTCGGTCTTGATGCAAAGGACATGGTGGAGGCATCCCGACACAGAATAGCATCTTTCATAAATGCCCGTGATGATGAGATCGTGTTTACAGGTTCTGGCACTGAAAGCGACAATACCGTAATAAAGGGAATAGTCGATGTGCTTGAAGGAGAGGGCAACCATATAATAACGACAGCCCTTGAGCATCATGCCATACACGAGCCCCTTCACTTTCTTGAAAAGAAGGGTTTCAAGGTTACATACCTGCCAAATGATGCCACAGGCCTTGTCGATCCGGACGATCTGAAAAAGGCGATAACGGACAAGACGATTCTTGTAAGCGTCATGCACGCAAACAACGAGATAGGGACAATAGAGCCGATAAAGGCGCTTGGTGAGGTATGTCGGGAGGCAGGTGTCATTTTCCATACCGATGCGGTCCAGACATTCGGGCATCTTCCGATCGACGTTAAAGATATGAACATCGATCTTTTAAGTGCTTCGGCCCATAAGCTTTACGGTCCTAAAGGTGTGGGGTTGCTCTATATAAAAAAAGGGGTCAAGCTTACCCCTCTACTTCACGGTGGAGACCAGGAAAGAAGGAGGCGTGCTTCTACCCAGAATGTGCCGGGTATAGTAGGCTTCAGCAGGGCGGTTGAGCTTGCACAGGAAGAGATGCTTGCTGAATCGGCAAGGCAGACTGCTCTCAGGGAAAGGCTTATTAAAGAGCTGCTTGCCGCCATTCCGGAAAGCACGCTTAACGGACATCCTGTTCTCAGGCTTCCCAACAATGTGAACATATCATTCGCCTATGTGGAAGGTGAAGCGATGCTGCTCAATCTTGATATGGAAGGCATTGCCGCTTCCACCGGCAGCGCCTGTACATCGTCAAGTCTGGAGCCGTCACATGTGCTTGTTGCATGCGGCCTTCCTCACGAGCTGGCTCACGGTTCTCTCAGGTTCACTTTCGGAAGGGGAACTAAAGAAGAGGAAATCGATCATGTAATAAAGGTTCTGCCGCCGATAATAGCAAAGCTGAGGGCGATGTCGCCCCTGTACAAGAAAGGAGCAAGATAA
- a CDS encoding helix-turn-helix domain-containing protein, whose product MVIERLTLGQYFRAERERLGISLKDIERRTKISYQTLVWLEEDNIEILPPRAFLRGFLQVISKEFGMDENELFRLMDESLIKIEKAKSATPLRIDSPAKARKRAYLYIAAAVLLIAVIITGAVCAIRYWEVSSSLIEPDTRIAYLSDQEKGLSFDI is encoded by the coding sequence ATGGTGATTGAAAGGCTTACATTGGGACAGTATTTCAGGGCTGAAAGAGAAAGGCTCGGCATAAGCCTTAAGGATATTGAGCGACGCACCAAGATATCCTATCAGACGCTTGTCTGGCTCGAAGAGGACAATATTGAAATATTGCCGCCAAGGGCTTTTTTAAGAGGCTTCCTTCAAGTAATCTCCAAAGAGTTCGGAATGGATGAAAACGAACTTTTCAGGCTCATGGATGAATCGCTGATAAAGATCGAAAAGGCTAAAAGCGCCACCCCCTTGAGAATCGATTCACCGGCAAAAGCCAGAAAAAGGGCATACCTTTATATAGCGGCAGCCGTTTTACTGATTGCGGTAATCATCACCGGTGCAGTCTGTGCCATACGCTACTGGGAAGTATCTTCGAGTCTGATTGAGCCGGATACAAGAATCGCATATTTATCCGACCAGGAAAAAGGTTTGAGTTTCGATATCTGA
- a CDS encoding Rrf2 family transcriptional regulator translates to MMKLSTRTRYGVRLMLDLAQKHGSGPVLLKDIAREEDLSEKYLSLIVLPLKASGLIKALRGASGGYTLSREPSEITLKEVVESLEGKIFLVDCLTDPRSCTRSGVCATRDVWQIVADKMTDVLESMTLADLVRTSREKSGTSSDYNI, encoded by the coding sequence ATGATGAAACTGTCAACCAGGACAAGGTACGGGGTAAGATTGATGCTCGATCTTGCACAGAAACACGGCAGCGGGCCGGTGCTTCTCAAGGACATTGCAAGAGAAGAGGACCTGTCCGAGAAATACCTGAGCCTAATAGTCCTTCCGCTTAAGGCCTCAGGTCTTATAAAAGCGCTGAGAGGTGCAAGCGGCGGCTATACTCTTTCGCGAGAACCGTCGGAGATTACGCTTAAGGAAGTTGTAGAAAGTCTGGAGGGGAAGATATTCCTCGTGGACTGCCTGACAGATCCGAGATCATGCACTCGTTCAGGGGTTTGTGCCACTAGGGATGTCTGGCAGATAGTTGCGGATAAAATGACAGATGTGCTTGAATCAATGACATTGGCGGATCTTGTCAGGACAAGCAGGGAAAAGTCAGGCACAAGCAGCGATTATAATATCTGA
- a CDS encoding TIGR00730 family Rossman fold protein, which produces MKDNDRYVIDSMNPDESWRVFRIMSEFVDGIETLSKLPSAVTFFGSARSKPEDKYYMLAKELASELAGQGFAIITGGGPGIMEAANRGALDAGGISVGVNIELPFEQKPNPYTNVKLTFRYFFVRKVMFIKYAIGYVIFPGGFGTLDELFEALTLIQTDKIRPFPVVLFGSEYWSGMIDWLNKTMVENKMIRPEDMSIFTVTDSIPEVVKILRSLYH; this is translated from the coding sequence GTGAAAGACAATGACAGATATGTGATTGACTCAATGAACCCTGATGAGTCCTGGAGGGTGTTCAGGATTATGTCGGAATTCGTTGACGGTATCGAGACGCTCTCAAAACTCCCATCGGCAGTAACTTTCTTCGGTTCCGCCAGGTCAAAGCCTGAAGACAAATATTACATGCTTGCAAAAGAGCTGGCTTCGGAACTGGCGGGACAGGGTTTTGCAATCATAACAGGCGGCGGTCCGGGCATAATGGAGGCTGCCAACAGGGGGGCGCTGGATGCCGGAGGGATATCGGTCGGAGTAAATATTGAACTTCCTTTCGAGCAGAAGCCGAACCCGTACACGAATGTTAAGCTTACATTCAGGTATTTTTTCGTAAGAAAGGTCATGTTCATTAAATATGCGATCGGATATGTTATTTTTCCGGGAGGGTTCGGGACACTGGATGAGCTTTTTGAGGCTTTGACGCTTATCCAGACCGACAAGATACGGCCTTTCCCGGTCGTGCTTTTCGGTTCGGAATACTGGTCGGGCATGATAGACTGGCTGAATAAGACCATGGTCGAAAACAAGATGATCCGGCCTGAAGACATGTCGATCTTTACGGTAACCGATTCGATACCGGAGGTTGTAAAAATTTTAAGAAGCCTTTATCATTGA
- the nifU gene encoding Fe-S cluster assembly scaffold protein NifU has translation MESTCRVYNEKVMDHFKNPRNVGEVENADATGTAGNPQCGDIMELSLKVDNDVITDVKFKTFGCGAAIATSSMVTELVKGKTIDEALQVSNKAVAEALGGLPPIKMHCSVLAEEALQAAIDDYRKKHPKA, from the coding sequence ATGGAAAGTACTTGCAGGGTTTATAATGAGAAGGTGATGGATCATTTCAAAAATCCCAGAAATGTAGGCGAGGTTGAGAACGCTGATGCAACCGGTACGGCCGGTAATCCTCAGTGCGGTGATATCATGGAGCTTTCTCTTAAAGTGGATAACGATGTTATAACCGATGTAAAATTCAAGACCTTCGGTTGCGGAGCGGCTATTGCAACCAGTTCGATGGTTACCGAACTCGTCAAGGGCAAGACCATTGATGAGGCGCTTCAGGTTTCCAACAAGGCGGTTGCAGAGGCCCTTGGCGGATTGCCGCCCATCAAGATGCACTGTTCGGTTCTTGCAGAAGAGGCGCTTCAGGCTGCAATAGATGATTACAGGAAAAAGCATCCCAAGGCGTAG
- the nadA gene encoding quinolinate synthase NadA, translated as MDIVERINKLKRTRNAVILAHNYQSPEVQDIADFVGDSLGLSIQAAGTDAKVIVFCGVRFMAETAKILSPAKTVLIPDRDAGCPMADMITAEDVKRLKRDHPKAKVLCYVNTTADVKAECDLSCTSANALAMVNGALKNDDEVIFVPDMHLADYVAGQTGREFIIWKGYCPSHVKILPENIQKLKAEYKDAIVLAHPECPRAVRELADKVLSTEAMCTYAAGSHNKVFIIASEIGILHKLKKENPDKDFIPASERAICPNMKKITLEKVLFSLEEMTFEVKIEQEAMFKARQCLRRMLEYRA; from the coding sequence ATGGATATTGTTGAGAGGATAAACAAGCTCAAGCGCACGAGGAATGCGGTTATCCTCGCGCATAATTACCAGTCGCCCGAGGTGCAGGATATAGCCGACTTTGTCGGGGACTCGCTCGGGTTGAGCATTCAGGCCGCAGGCACCGATGCAAAGGTGATCGTATTCTGTGGTGTCAGGTTCATGGCCGAGACCGCGAAGATACTATCGCCAGCCAAAACAGTTCTCATACCTGACAGGGATGCCGGCTGCCCCATGGCGGATATGATCACTGCCGAAGACGTGAAAAGACTTAAAAGAGATCATCCGAAGGCAAAGGTCCTCTGTTATGTCAACACGACGGCTGACGTTAAGGCCGAATGTGATCTCTCATGCACATCTGCAAATGCGCTGGCCATGGTTAACGGGGCGCTTAAAAACGATGATGAGGTCATATTCGTACCCGATATGCACCTTGCCGATTATGTAGCAGGTCAGACAGGAAGAGAATTTATAATATGGAAAGGGTACTGTCCCTCTCATGTTAAAATTCTGCCGGAAAATATTCAAAAGCTGAAGGCTGAATACAAAGACGCCATTGTCCTTGCCCATCCGGAATGTCCGAGGGCTGTCCGCGAGCTTGCCGATAAGGTACTCTCTACAGAGGCGATGTGCACTTATGCAGCAGGCTCTCACAATAAGGTTTTCATTATTGCTAGCGAAATCGGCATACTGCATAAGCTTAAAAAGGAAAACCCGGATAAGGACTTCATACCGGCAAGCGAGAGGGCAATATGTCCCAACATGAAAAAGATAACCCTGGAAAAGGTGTTATTCTCGCTTGAGGAAATGACGTTCGAGGTAAAGATAGAGCAGGAGGCCATGTTCAAGGCGAGGCAGTGTCTGAGAAGGATGCTTGAATACAGGGCGTAG